The Schizosaccharomyces pombe strain 972h- genome assembly, chromosome: I genome contains a region encoding:
- the ain1 gene encoding alpha-actinin, with amino-acid sequence MQANQWQSVQNRTFTKWFNTKLSSRDLPSVFDLRKDLSDGILLIQLLEIIGDENLGRYNRNPRMRVHRLENVNKALEYIKSKGMPLTNIGPADIVDGNLKLILGLIWTLILRFTIADINEEGLTAKEGLLLWCQRKTANYHPEVDVQDFTRSWTNGLAFCALIHQHRPDLLDYNKLDKKNHRANMQLAFDIAQKSIGIPRLIEVEDVCDVDRPDERSIMTYVAEYFHAFSTLDKVETAARRVERFTEVLMSTHDMKIDYESRMKRLLGSIARMQEYWHTVQFENNYTDVKSHSNNFAKFKATEKREWVKEKIDLESLLGTIQTNLKTYQLRKYEPPAGLKIVDLERQWKDFLSEEANQSKLINTHMREIKESMRIAFADRANSFSKMLSTISNEITNLQGDWRDQLDHVEFLQEHLGPLEVELASVKVLYDNCFQAGIEENDYTMFSYEDLEHEFGITANIIANKIKYLENELLEREKRTLSKQELDGITKVFRHFEKKKSNMLNEVEFYAALASLGLVYDTEEGTALFHRAANSEEGVTYERFTEIVMEELEDRDSARQVLYAFCDVADGKSYVTSDDLLRSQVRPNIVKFLECNMNKHSEGLDYLTWIKQLLAEDKEIV; translated from the exons ATGCAGGCAAATCAATGGCAAAGCGTACAAAATAGAACATTTACAAAAtg GTTCAACACAAAACTTTCATCGAGAGACTTACCATCTGTGTTTGACTTGAGAAAGGATTTATCAGATggaattttgttaatacaACTTTTGGAAATTATTGGAGATGAAAATTTAGGGAGATACAATCGAAACCCGCGTATGCGTGTTCATAGGTTGGAGAATGTCAACAAAGCTTTAGAATAtataaaaagcaaaggaATGCCGTTGACCAACATTGGTCCTGCTG ATATTGTGGATGGGAACCTGAAGCTAATTCTGGGACTTATTTGGACGCTCATTTTACGTTTTACTATAGCTGATATCAATGAAGAAGGTCTTACCGCAAAGGAAGGTCTATTGCTTTGGTGTCAGAGAAAAACAGCAAACTACCATCCAGAGGTTGATGTGCAAGATTTTACTCGGAGTTGGACAAACGGCTTGGCTTTCTGTGCATTAATCCATCAGCACCGTCCTGATTTACTGGATTACAATAAGCTTGACAAGAAGAACCATAGAGCTAATATGCAATTGGCTTTTGACATTGCGCAAAAATCTATTGGAATTCCTCGTTTGATAGAGGTCGAAGATGTTTGTGACGTTGACCGACCCGATGAGCGTAGTATAATGACTTATGTCGCCGAATACTTCCATGCGTTTTCTACCTTGGATAAAGTGGAAACTGCGGCTAGACGTGTAGAGAGGTTTACTGAAGTTTTGATGAGCACTCATGATATGAAAATTGACTACGAGTCTCGAATGAAACGACTGTTGGGAAGCATTGCAAGGATGCAGGAGTACTGGCATACCGTCCAATTTGAGAACAACTATACCGACGTGAAATCTCATTCTAATAATTTTGCCAAATTCAAAGCTACTGAGAAAAGAGAGTGggtaaaggaaaaaatagaCTTGGAATCTCTTTTGGGAACTATACAAAccaatttgaaaacatatCAACTTCGGAAGTACGAACCGCCTGCGGGATTAAAGATCGTCGATTTGGAAAGACAGTGGAaagattttctttcagAAGAAGCCAATCAATCGAAATTGATTAATACCCACATgagagaaataaaagaaagtatgAGAATTGCTTTTGCTGATCGTGCCAACAGTTTCTCAAAAATGTTATCTACGATATCAAATGAGATTACCAATTTACAGGGTGATTGGCGTGACCAACTCGACCATGTTGAATTTTTGCAAGAACACCTGGGGCCTCTTGAAGTTGAACTGGCTAGTGTGAAGGTGTTGTATGATAACTGTTTTCAAGCTggaattgaagaaaatgattacACCATGTTTTCCTACGAAGACCTGGAGCATGAATTTGGTATTACTGCCAATATCATTGCCAATAAGATCAAGTACCTTGAGAATGAACTCTTAGAAAGGGAAAAGAGAACACTCTCCAAACAAGAACTAGACGGAATTACTAAAGTCTTTCgccattttgaaaagaaaaaatcaaatatgtTAAATGAGGTCGAGTTTTATGCCGCATTGGCCTCATTGGGCTTGGTTTATGATACCGAAGAAGGAACTGCTTTGTTTCACAGGGCTGCTAACTCGGAAGAGGGTGTTACTTATGAGCGTTTTACAGAAATCGTGATGGAAGAATTAGAGGATCGTGATAGTGCTCGTCAAGTTTTATATGCGTTTTGTGATGTTGCAGACGGAAAATCTTATGTCACGTCCGATGATCTATTGAGGAGTCAGGTTCGTCCTAATATAGTAAAGTTTTTAGAATGCAACATGAACAAACATTCAGAAGGACTGGATTATCTTACATGGATTAAACAATTACTGGCCGAAGACAAAGAAATAGTTTAA
- the pun1 gene encoding SUR7 family protein gives MGMGFNPIKALFTGIGTVCVGVGALLSILCIINQTQHNIAFQNIYFIQLNTTSIFSVANQTAVVNNTSNLLNELTGTLVDTLETYIDQGATDLIEQVEQEMKDVSELPDWYSIGLWNYCQGNSSDYTNPTYCSTPSPSYYFNPLTMLETSINNATGSQINITLPSEVDLGLKVLKGACYAMRAMYILGFIFFALTIVSIVISCLPFFGPLFLNVFSFFATIFTFIAAVIAVATYRIAISELEKNIEILNIPIVLGKKIYAYSFLSAAAGLAACILYFIGNLTSGYSPL, from the coding sequence ATGGGAATGGGGTTCAATCCTATTAAAGCTTTGTTCACTGGTATTGGTACCGTTTGCGTTGGAGTTGGCGCGCTTTTGTCAATTCTATGCATCATCAATCAAACTCAGCATAACattgcttttcaaaatatttactttattcAACTGAATACTACATCTATCTTTTCTGTCGCCAATCAAACTGCTGTTGTCAATAATACAAGCAACCTACTTAACGAGCTTACTGGAACACTGGTAGACACGCTCGAAACATATATTGATCAAGGTGCTACTGATTTAATCGAACAAGTTGAGCAGGAGATGAAGGACGTGTCTGAACTCCCGGACTGGTACTCCATTGGTCTTTGGAATTATTGTCAGGGAAATTCGTCTGATTATACAAATCCTACTTATTGTAGTACTCCTTCTCCTAGTTATTACTTCAACCCCCTTACAATGCTGGAAACCAGTATTAATAATGCAACTGGTAGCCAAATTAACATCACTTTACCTTCCGAGGTGGATTTAGGATTAAAAGTGCTTAAAGGGGCATGTTATGCTATGCGAGCCATGTATATTCttggatttattttctttgctcTGACAATAGTTTCAATCGTTATTTCTTGCCTTCCATTTTTTGGTCCCCTCTTTCTCAACGTCTTCTCATTCTTTGCAActatttttacttttatcgCTGCAGTTATCGCAGTTGCAACTTATCGTATTGCAATTTctgaattggaaaaaaatatcgaAATTCTTAACATTCCAATCGTTTtaggaaagaaaatttatgCTTATTCATTCCTTTCAGCAGCTGCTGGCTTAGCTGCTTGTATTCTATATTTTATTGGAAATCTTACATCCGGATACAGTCCACTTTAA